The following are encoded in a window of Solidesulfovibrio magneticus RS-1 genomic DNA:
- a CDS encoding DMT family transporter, producing the protein MNIRFLGYLAALSATVLWAGNFVVARGIAQEIPPVQLNFWRWLLALACILPFAWPKLRADWPAMKRHWRYLAAMGLVGVSLLNAFVYKAGQTTESLNMALLVPTAPVMIIILSRIVYGEPLTPRRLGGVAIVLVGVLELVSRGDWSHIASLRFLPGDLWALAGAACFALYSLFVRKRPAGISVEGFNAATFAWGLVLMLPALAVEAAAGPTTSWNLRVLSGVAYAGIGCSFAAYTLWTKAIGSIGPVLAGIVYYFLPVVTAVESVWLLGEAVTAAHVLGGALIVSGILLATLDVRLLSVRPGKTV; encoded by the coding sequence TTGAACATCCGTTTCCTCGGCTATCTCGCTGCCCTGTCCGCCACCGTGCTGTGGGCGGGCAATTTCGTCGTCGCCCGGGGCATCGCCCAGGAAATCCCGCCGGTGCAGCTCAATTTCTGGCGCTGGCTTTTGGCGCTTGCCTGCATCCTGCCCTTTGCCTGGCCCAAGCTGCGGGCCGACTGGCCGGCCATGAAACGCCACTGGCGCTATCTGGCCGCCATGGGCTTGGTCGGCGTCTCGTTGCTCAACGCCTTCGTCTACAAGGCCGGGCAGACCACCGAAAGCCTCAACATGGCCTTGCTCGTGCCCACCGCCCCGGTCATGATCATCATTCTGTCACGCATCGTCTATGGCGAACCGCTGACCCCGCGCCGCCTGGGGGGCGTGGCCATCGTGCTGGTGGGGGTTTTAGAGCTGGTCTCGCGCGGCGACTGGAGCCATATCGCCTCCCTGCGCTTTCTGCCCGGCGATCTCTGGGCCTTGGCCGGAGCGGCCTGTTTCGCCCTGTATTCGCTTTTCGTACGCAAGCGTCCGGCCGGCATCTCCGTAGAAGGCTTCAACGCCGCCACCTTCGCCTGGGGACTCGTCCTCATGCTGCCGGCCCTGGCCGTGGAGGCCGCCGCCGGACCGACCACGTCCTGGAACCTACGCGTTCTCTCCGGCGTGGCCTACGCCGGCATCGGCTGTTCCTTTGCCGCCTACACCCTGTGGACCAAGGCCATCGGCTCCATCGGACCGGTGCTGGCCGGCATCGTCTATTATTTCCTGCCGGTGGTGACGGCCGTGGAGTCGGTCTGGCTGCTTGGCGAGGCCGTAACCGCTGCCCACGTGCTGGGCGGGGCGCTCATCGTCTCGGGCATCCTGCTGGCCACCCTGGACGTGCGCTTGCTGTCCGTACGGCCCGGGAAAACCGTGTAG
- the pseF gene encoding pseudaminic acid cytidylyltransferase, producing the protein MTDVCSQTRRGNTIAVIPARGGSKRIPRKNIKPFCGKPILAYSIATARATGLFDHIVVSTDDEEIAAVARQWGGETPFLRPAGLADDFAGTNAVAAHAAEWFLQQGTAVAHVCCLYATAPLATPLYITKGFEILKERHCPFVFSVTTFPAAVQRALRLDAQGRVSAWYPEFMPTRTQDLEEAYHDAAQFYWGSPEAFARLSLFDSGSSVVRLPRHLVADIDTPEDWTLAECLYRTLVAMGEIAVW; encoded by the coding sequence ATGACGGATGTCTGCAGCCAGACTCGCCGAGGCAACACTATCGCGGTCATTCCCGCCAGGGGTGGCAGCAAACGCATTCCTCGCAAAAACATCAAACCGTTTTGCGGCAAGCCCATCCTCGCCTATTCCATCGCCACGGCCCGGGCGACCGGCCTTTTCGACCATATCGTGGTGTCCACGGACGACGAGGAAATTGCCGCAGTGGCCCGGCAGTGGGGTGGCGAAACCCCCTTTCTCCGGCCGGCCGGACTGGCCGACGATTTTGCCGGCACCAACGCCGTGGCGGCTCATGCCGCCGAGTGGTTTCTGCAGCAGGGAACAGCCGTGGCTCATGTCTGCTGCTTATATGCCACGGCCCCCCTGGCCACGCCCCTTTATATCACTAAAGGCTTTGAAATTCTTAAAGAGCGACACTGTCCCTTTGTCTTCTCCGTCACGACGTTTCCTGCGGCGGTCCAGCGGGCCTTGCGGCTTGATGCCCAGGGCAGGGTTTCGGCATGGTATCCGGAGTTCATGCCGACCCGGACCCAGGATCTGGAGGAAGCCTACCACGACGCAGCCCAATTCTATTGGGGCTCGCCCGAGGCGTTTGCCCGCCTGTCGCTGTTCGACTCCGGTTCTTCCGTGGTGCGATTGCCGCGCCATCTCGTTGCGGACATCGATACGCCCGAGGATTGGACGTTGGCCGAATGCCTGTACAGAACCCTTGTCGCCATGGGAGAGATAGCGGTTTGGTAA
- a CDS encoding PIG-L deacetylase family protein produces MFAHDARDSVLVIAAHPDDETLGCGATIARLTASGQDVHVVFAATGAAARHDAAEIASEAVAREVAALKADAGRAGAVLEVASQTFLDFPDNRLDTVPLMDLAQSLKQLVADLRPGIVFTHHFGDYNWDHGRVHEATLMACRANPGEFYPRHLYSYEVLSSTERTLGAPHRLFAPNVFVDATATLDRKIAALQCYASELGVYPHPRSPEAVRQLAGVRGSSVGIHFAEAFQLLRTVHVT; encoded by the coding sequence ATGTTCGCACATGATGCAAGGGACTCCGTTTTGGTCATCGCCGCCCATCCTGATGACGAAACGCTTGGGTGCGGGGCCACGATAGCCCGCCTGACCGCGTCGGGCCAGGATGTGCATGTGGTCTTCGCGGCCACCGGCGCCGCCGCACGGCATGATGCCGCCGAGATTGCCAGCGAAGCCGTCGCGCGCGAGGTGGCCGCGCTCAAAGCCGATGCAGGCCGTGCAGGAGCCGTGCTGGAAGTCGCCTCCCAAACTTTTTTGGATTTTCCCGACAACCGACTGGACACGGTGCCGCTTATGGACTTGGCCCAGAGCTTGAAACAACTTGTGGCCGACCTTCGGCCGGGCATCGTGTTTACTCATCACTTCGGCGACTACAACTGGGACCACGGCCGCGTGCACGAAGCCACGCTCATGGCCTGTCGGGCCAATCCCGGGGAGTTTTATCCGCGCCACTTGTACAGCTACGAGGTGCTCTCCTCCACGGAACGGACCTTGGGTGCTCCCCACCGCCTGTTCGCCCCCAATGTGTTCGTGGACGCGACCGCCACCCTGGACCGCAAGATCGCCGCCCTGCAATGCTATGCCTCGGAATTGGGCGTCTACCCCCACCCCCGCTCCCCCGAGGCGGTGCGCCAGTTGGCCGGCGTACGCGGCAGCTCGGTTGGCATCCATTTTGCTGAAGCATTCCAGCTGCTCAGAACCGTCCATGTCACCTAA
- a CDS encoding radical SAM protein, which produces MIDKAKIQAAMQYYGKAYVALADVASAWERGEKPADAFFTLKNLPVRVFVEPTNRCNKRCVYCARPNMTRQSASLTLDDFKRAVDDIAAGAFLQCTGNGEPLLNPDTPAMIAHARQKGLLVGIITNGTRLTAKLSRALIEAGPHQVQISFDAVDRDVFNASYNSPRGGCSYEATLSKILRFLDMERREFRKGIFVSIASVLTDAVRSVRETSRAYWERLPVDNYFEAPLLSLQTDSGTAHLARTGEEPWKLCSNPWKAVKVNADGTVNPCVHDFSSKYVIGDIKQQPLREIVNSPAAVALRKALYYQDIDFFKAIGYNCQDCNVWSQATGHDVRGYLDGSFPVTYGLIVSQLAGCASYAPEKMENLRRAASEASGALSGM; this is translated from the coding sequence ATGATTGACAAGGCGAAAATCCAGGCAGCCATGCAATATTACGGGAAAGCCTACGTGGCCTTGGCGGACGTGGCCTCGGCCTGGGAACGCGGGGAAAAACCCGCAGACGCTTTTTTCACCCTGAAAAATCTGCCGGTCCGGGTGTTCGTGGAGCCGACGAACCGCTGCAACAAACGCTGCGTGTATTGCGCCAGGCCAAACATGACGCGCCAATCCGCCTCGCTGACTTTGGATGACTTCAAACGCGCCGTGGACGACATTGCCGCCGGGGCCTTTCTGCAATGCACCGGCAATGGCGAACCCCTGCTCAACCCGGACACCCCGGCCATGATCGCCCACGCCCGCCAAAAGGGGCTCCTGGTCGGCATCATCACCAACGGCACCCGGCTGACGGCAAAACTATCCCGCGCCCTTATCGAAGCCGGGCCGCATCAAGTCCAGATTTCCTTTGACGCGGTAGACCGCGACGTTTTCAACGCCAGCTACAACTCCCCCAGGGGCGGATGCAGCTACGAGGCGACCTTGTCCAAGATTCTCCGGTTCCTGGACATGGAGCGCCGGGAATTTCGCAAAGGCATCTTTGTCAGCATCGCTTCGGTGCTCACCGACGCCGTCCGCTCCGTGCGGGAGACATCCCGTGCGTATTGGGAAAGGCTGCCGGTGGACAATTATTTTGAAGCCCCCCTGCTGTCCCTGCAGACCGACTCCGGCACGGCCCATCTGGCCCGGACAGGGGAGGAGCCCTGGAAGCTGTGTTCAAATCCCTGGAAAGCCGTGAAGGTCAATGCCGACGGCACGGTCAACCCCTGCGTGCACGATTTTTCCAGCAAGTACGTCATTGGCGACATCAAGCAACAACCACTGCGTGAGATCGTGAACTCCCCCGCAGCCGTTGCTTTGCGCAAGGCGCTTTATTACCAGGACATCGATTTTTTCAAAGCCATTGGGTACAACTGCCAGGACTGCAATGTCTGGAGCCAGGCGACAGGCCACGACGTGCGCGGCTATCTCGACGGCAGTTTTCCTGTCACCTACGGGCTGATCGTCAGCCAACTGGCAGGCTGTGCGTCTTATGCGCCTGAGAAAATGGAAAATCTGCGTCGAGCTGCGTCAGAGGCCTCTGGCGCGCTCTCGGGGATGTAA
- a CDS encoding N-acetylneuraminate synthase family protein → MPHSRIRIDAAHEIGPDRTFVIAEVGSNHGRDLGKALESVDAAARCGVDAVKFQSIDLDALYYAPDDNVRALHARIDFEERWHGELKAACHRRGVLFVSTPTYLRAVDVLESVNVALYKLASAQVGVFPQLVARVAALGKPTLMSAGLVTPGGLEASVDAFRRAGNDDYAILHCNAIYPTPPNRTHLARIELLRALYGCPVGFSDHTQGIAVALAAVARGAAIIEKHFTLSRGLDTPDAFFSLEPPELASLVAGIRDVEAACAPCRARLAIETEESAFKESIRYRLVLRVAKAAGQAFAPGDFDYKRHNEGVDCVEEGLVLARMQARGPLDAGELLRWEMVEGKA, encoded by the coding sequence ATGCCGCATTCTCGTATTCGCATAGACGCCGCCCATGAGATCGGTCCGGACCGGACCTTTGTCATCGCGGAGGTGGGGTCCAACCACGGCCGGGACCTCGGCAAGGCCTTGGAAAGCGTGGACGCCGCCGCTCGTTGCGGCGTGGATGCCGTCAAATTCCAGTCCATCGACCTGGATGCCCTGTATTACGCGCCTGATGACAACGTTCGCGCCCTGCACGCCCGCATCGATTTCGAGGAACGTTGGCACGGGGAACTCAAGGCCGCCTGCCATCGCCGCGGCGTGCTCTTCGTGTCCACGCCGACGTATTTGCGGGCCGTGGATGTTCTGGAATCCGTAAACGTCGCCCTGTATAAACTTGCTTCGGCCCAGGTCGGCGTCTTTCCCCAGCTGGTCGCCCGGGTGGCCGCCCTGGGCAAGCCGACCCTGATGTCCGCCGGCCTGGTCACGCCCGGAGGGTTGGAGGCGTCGGTGGACGCCTTTCGCCGGGCAGGCAACGACGACTACGCCATCCTGCATTGCAACGCGATCTACCCGACGCCGCCCAACCGGACACATTTGGCCCGGATAGAACTGTTGCGGGCCTTGTATGGATGTCCCGTGGGGTTTTCCGATCACACCCAAGGCATCGCCGTGGCCCTTGCGGCCGTGGCCCGTGGGGCGGCGATCATCGAAAAGCATTTCACCCTGAGTCGCGGCCTGGACACGCCCGATGCCTTTTTTTCTCTGGAGCCCCCGGAACTGGCCTCGCTGGTGGCCGGCATCCGGGACGTGGAAGCGGCTTGCGCGCCCTGCCGGGCGCGCCTGGCCATCGAAACCGAGGAAAGCGCCTTCAAGGAATCCATCCGCTACCGGCTGGTCCTTCGCGTGGCCAAAGCCGCCGGCCAAGCCTTTGCCCCGGGTGATTTCGACTACAAACGCCACAACGAGGGTGTGGATTGCGTCGAAGAGGGGCTGGTGCTGGCCCGGATGCAGGCCAGGGGCCCGCTCGATGCCGGAGAACTGCTGCGCTGGGAGATGGTGGAGGGGAAAGCGTGA
- a CDS encoding ATP-grasp domain-containing protein translates to MKRVLAINLGWEQEPLLDLLGSLNLEIYGVHANDGYYKGIRYHDLLIAAPRDLPRLLLFAQKVRPDAVISDQCDYSQFAQAVIASRLGLPGPSLRDAQIGNSKLLQRTLGWQAGLTCPRFTLCLDAQDVLRFGREHGYPLIIKPVDNRGSFGVNRVDRESDVLPAFYDALIHSHSRGVLAETFIQGRHLTVDGYVFQGLGPRTLAVATKTKLPQKQSIIDGEITYPGELPPALYDKASAALERTAAALGFGFGFLHGEFILTDAGEVYLTEIANRGGGVFTSEIIVPNVSGIDILSVYVNDCLGTPLLPISGDPNHPGRTPTVMQLFAFSDLQEGIVKKISGIDLLEAREDVLRLKMLIRRGDVVRGIASGADRHGVIIMTAPEPRELKRRLSEALAMLQVTIEKRDAS, encoded by the coding sequence GTGAAACGTGTTTTGGCGATCAACCTCGGCTGGGAGCAGGAACCGCTCCTTGATCTGCTCGGTTCCCTTAATCTGGAAATTTACGGCGTCCATGCCAACGACGGCTACTACAAAGGCATCCGCTATCACGACCTGCTCATCGCCGCCCCCCGGGATTTGCCCAGGCTGCTGCTTTTTGCTCAAAAGGTCCGGCCTGACGCCGTCATTTCCGACCAATGCGACTATTCCCAGTTCGCCCAGGCCGTCATCGCCTCGCGTCTGGGCCTGCCCGGCCCCAGCCTGCGCGACGCCCAGATCGGCAACAGCAAACTCTTGCAACGCACCCTCGGCTGGCAGGCCGGTCTGACCTGTCCCCGCTTCACGCTTTGCCTCGACGCCCAGGACGTGCTGCGTTTCGGGCGCGAACACGGCTATCCGTTGATCATCAAGCCCGTGGACAATCGCGGCAGCTTCGGCGTCAATCGGGTAGATCGGGAAAGCGACGTCCTGCCCGCATTTTACGACGCGCTGATCCACAGCCATTCGCGCGGCGTATTGGCGGAGACCTTTATCCAGGGCCGGCATTTGACCGTGGACGGCTACGTCTTTCAAGGACTTGGTCCCCGCACGCTGGCCGTGGCCACAAAAACCAAACTACCGCAGAAACAGTCCATCATTGACGGCGAAATCACCTATCCTGGAGAATTGCCGCCCGCCTTGTACGACAAGGCGAGCGCCGCCCTGGAACGGACCGCAGCAGCTCTGGGCTTCGGCTTCGGTTTTTTGCACGGCGAATTTATCCTCACCGACGCAGGCGAGGTGTACCTGACGGAAATAGCCAATCGCGGCGGCGGGGTGTTCACCTCGGAAATCATTGTGCCCAATGTTTCCGGCATCGACATCCTGTCTGTCTACGTCAATGATTGCCTGGGCACGCCCTTGCTCCCCATAAGCGGCGATCCGAACCACCCCGGCCGGACCCCCACGGTGATGCAGTTGTTCGCCTTTTCCGATCTCCAGGAAGGCATCGTCAAAAAAATCAGCGGCATTGACCTGCTGGAAGCCCGAGAAGACGTCTTGCGGCTCAAGATGCTTATCCGACGCGGCGACGTCGTGCGCGGCATTGCTTCGGGCGCCGACCGGCATGGCGTGATCATCATGACCGCACCGGAGCCGCGGGAGTTGAAAAGACGGTTAAGCGAAGCCCTGGCCATGCTGCAGGTGACCATTGAAAAACGTGACGCTTCTTGA